A region of Gemmatimonadales bacterium DNA encodes the following proteins:
- a CDS encoding DUF2203 domain-containing protein: protein MAEFKLFTLDEAERTLPLVRRIVQDLAVEYPAWRAAVGRFEVLTGGARADWGESAELIRARDEVAAHAERINRYLQELETIGCVVKGFEVGLVDFYSLREDRPIFLCWKLGEDRITHWHETDTGFAGRQPIDGAILSAISS from the coding sequence ATGGCGGAGTTCAAGCTCTTCACGCTGGACGAGGCCGAGCGCACCCTGCCGCTGGTCCGACGGATCGTGCAGGACCTGGCGGTGGAATACCCCGCGTGGCGGGCGGCGGTGGGACGGTTCGAGGTGCTCACCGGAGGGGCCCGGGCGGACTGGGGCGAGAGCGCAGAGCTGATCCGGGCCCGCGACGAGGTGGCCGCGCACGCCGAACGGATCAACCGCTACCTCCAGGAGCTCGAGACGATCGGCTGCGTGGTCAAGGGCTTCGAGGTCGGACTGGTGGACTTCTACTCGCTCAGGGAGGATCGGCCGATCTTCCTCTGCTGGAAGCTGGGCGAGGATCGCATCACCCACTGGCACGAGACCGACACCGGGTTCGCCGGCCGGCAGC
- a CDS encoding CBS domain-containing protein, giving the protein MKASEVMVADPHVAVAGAMASEVAIMLKTRNISVVPVVDDHRTRLFLGTLSDRDLVTRCLAEGKHPWHTRADELMRTGSPVVGPDQELTGCRIRMDLDASDSHLRPTITVVDAARRVVGFISHPEQIPGVEIVSG; this is encoded by the coding sequence ATGAAAGCTTCAGAGGTGATGGTGGCCGATCCTCACGTGGCGGTGGCCGGCGCCATGGCGAGCGAGGTGGCGATCATGCTCAAGACCCGCAACATCTCGGTCGTCCCGGTGGTGGATGATCATCGCACGCGCCTGTTCCTCGGCACCCTGAGCGATCGCGACCTGGTCACCCGGTGTCTCGCCGAGGGCAAGCATCCGTGGCACACCCGGGCAGACGAGCTGATGCGCACCGGGTCGCCGGTGGTCGGCCCGGACCAGGAGCTCACCGGGTGCCGGATCCGCATGGACCTGGATGCCAGCGATTCCCATCTGCGGCCGACCATCACGGTGGTGGACGCCGCCCGGCGCGTTGTCGGATTCATCAGCCATCCCGAGCAGATCCCCGGCGTGGAGATCGTCTCGGGATAG
- a CDS encoding patatin-like phospholipase family protein — translation MSSSEVTVVLSGGGAKTAAHVGAYRGLLEGGFTARRFVATSMGAVIAAGLAGGAREDELLERLTEVGSRGIVREPLAAVSGLFARSLLRPAPLRRAIESLVPARRFADLAVPLTVSVVDLDTGELLLFGSEGEDAGLIDVLCASCALPLYFPAVALAGRRCGDGGLRGVLPLEAAARVGSEPVVAVDVGPGFDAAPGAGAAPGPPVVRAHDEAVGTLMAAHTAAQLAGWRADGAKPPLLYVRPRVERNATFRVDRMRQYAADGHEAACAALAGWRANP, via the coding sequence GTGAGCTCCAGCGAGGTCACGGTGGTGTTGAGCGGGGGCGGCGCCAAAACGGCCGCCCACGTCGGCGCCTATCGCGGGTTGCTGGAGGGAGGATTCACGGCCCGGCGATTCGTGGCCACTTCGATGGGCGCGGTGATCGCGGCCGGACTCGCCGGTGGCGCGCGGGAGGACGAGCTGCTGGAGCGGCTCACCGAGGTCGGCAGCCGGGGCATCGTGCGCGAGCCGCTGGCGGCCGTGTCCGGGCTGTTCGCCCGATCGCTGCTCCGGCCCGCGCCGCTCCGCCGCGCCATCGAGTCGCTGGTGCCGGCACGGCGCTTCGCCGACCTGGCCGTGCCGCTCACCGTGTCGGTGGTCGATCTGGATACCGGAGAGCTGCTCCTCTTCGGCTCGGAAGGCGAGGATGCGGGATTGATCGACGTGCTCTGCGCCAGCTGCGCGTTGCCGCTCTACTTCCCGGCGGTGGCGCTGGCCGGCAGGCGTTGCGGCGACGGTGGGCTGCGCGGGGTGCTTCCGCTGGAGGCGGCGGCCAGGGTGGGCAGCGAGCCGGTAGTGGCGGTGGACGTCGGCCCCGGCTTCGATGCCGCACCCGGAGCGGGTGCCGCGCCGGGCCCGCCGGTGGTCCGCGCGCACGACGAGGCGGTGGGCACACTGATGGCAGCGCACACCGCGGCCCAGCTTGCCGGATGGCGGGCGGACGGCGCGAAGCCTCCGCTGCTCTACGTGCGTCCCCGGGTCGAGCGCAATGCCACCTTCAGGGTGGACCGGATGCGGCAGTACGCGGCCGACGGGCACGAGGCCGCGTGTGCCGCGCTCGCTGGATGGCGAGCGAACCCTTGA
- a CDS encoding acyl-CoA thioesterase, with protein sequence MLPDSRPMSHSVGTITTFVMPHMQNVRGDLFGGELMALVDQAAAVAAIRHAGGPAVTAAIDRVDFRERIPVGALVTVEATVDYVGNSSMDISVDVYAERVSTGERRHTHTAHVVFVAIDEHGLPKRVPRLVPETAEERARYARAETHRMSKRET encoded by the coding sequence ATGCTCCCCGACTCCCGCCCGATGTCCCATTCGGTCGGCACCATCACCACGTTCGTCATGCCCCACATGCAGAACGTTCGGGGCGATCTGTTCGGCGGCGAGCTCATGGCGCTGGTCGACCAGGCGGCCGCGGTGGCCGCGATCCGGCATGCGGGCGGGCCGGCGGTGACGGCGGCGATCGACCGGGTGGACTTCCGCGAGCGGATTCCGGTGGGCGCGCTGGTCACCGTGGAGGCCACGGTGGATTACGTGGGGAACTCCTCCATGGACATCTCGGTCGACGTGTACGCCGAGCGGGTGAGCACGGGAGAGCGGCGCCACACCCACACGGCGCACGTCGTATTCGTCGCGATCGACGAGCATGGCCTCCCCAAGCGGGTGCCCCGCCTGGTGCCCGAGACCGCGGAGGAACGGGCGCGCTACGCCCGGGCCGAGACCCACCGGATGAGCAAGCGGGAGACGTGA